A single Fusarium oxysporum Fo47 chromosome IV, complete sequence DNA region contains:
- a CDS encoding oleate hydratase: MDDKHENSPDENNGVISLSNSPESTNDADAKGPHVWLVGGGIASIAAAVFLIEDAKVPGDHIHILEASAKAGGSMATFSKPSWDTGYRVSAIRKMSLTYHCLYGMLEKVPSDFEGETLAAKLHRFNQARRKLGASGTRLVRQVIDDHGNEKPEAVDVSTMGLSVKNQCDLMRVVLETEEELEGLEIQALFEPDFFETNFWDLWSSLNRFHPWCSAVEFRRCLHRMLHEFPNMGTLSGVEQAPEEDFEAIIKPLTQHLKAMNVEFRHGIQVSGLEIEDIGSDFRVSALKTYQDSKHVLITTGPDDLVLLTLGSLTSGMGYGTNDQPPPTMELRDSAPHELDPSWTFWDRLALDRPKTFGNPEAFFDRPSKSTWLSFTVTLRDPAFFEHLRTWTGTLTGAVPLITFRDCPWMLSLTIPQQPYVRDQPDDVFVFWGYGLFPDQQGRYVRKPMLECTGAEILTELLHLMAFPLQPTLERSITIPCLMPLIGSPFLTRKKGDRPKVIPDGSKNLGLMGQFVEIEREVTFTMEYSVRSAQLAVYGLMGLDKKPPGVMGEDHSVLTLGMALKTMMT; the protein is encoded by the exons ATGGATGACAAACACGAAAATTCGCCCGATGAGAACAACGGGGTTATtagcctcagcaacagcccGGAGAGCACTAATGACGCCGATGCGAAGGGTCCTCATGTGTGGCTTGTCGGCGGCGGTATTGCATCTATTGCCGCCGCGGTCTTTCTGATCGAAGATGCGAAGGTCCCGGGTGATCATATCCACATTCTCGAGGCATCGGCGAAAGCTGGTGGATCAATGGCAACGTTTTCGAAGCCATCATGGGACACAGGGTATCGAGTATCTGCGATTCGCAAGATGAGTCTCACTTATCATTGTTTGTATGGGATGTTGGAGAAGGTACCGTCGGACTTTGAGGGCGAGACACTGGCCGCCAAATTACACCGATTCAACCAAGCAAGGAGAAAATTGGGCGCTTCAGGAACGAGATTGGTGAGACAGGTCATTGATGACCATGGAAATGAGAAGCCTGAAGCGGTTGATGTGAGCACAATGGGTTTGAGTGTCAAGAACCAATGTGACTTGATGAGAGTTGTTCTCgagacggaggaggagctggagggcCTTGAGATCCAGGCTCTGTTCGAACCGGACTTCTTCGAGACGAACTTTTGGGACTTATGGTCATCGCTCAATCGGTTCCATCCCTGGTGTAGTGCTGTTGAGTTCAGGCGGTGCCTGCATAGGATGTTGCACGAGTTTCCCAACATGGGGACACTATCTGGCGTGGAACAGGCTCCTGAGGAGGACTTTGAGGCAATTATTAAGCCATTAACGCAGCATCTGAAGGCGATGAATGTTGAGTTTCGGCACG GCATTCAAGTTAGCGGTCTGGAGATTGAGGACATCGGATCCGACTTCAGAGTGTCTGCGCTGAAAACATACCAAGACAGCAAGCATGTCTTGATAACAACGGGGCCTGAtgaccttgtccttctcaCACTCGGCTCTCTCACATCTGGAATGGGTTACGGCACAAATGACCAACCGCCGCCGACGATGGAGCTTCGCGATTCAGCACCGCACGAACTCGACCCCTCGTGGACCTTCTGGGATAGACTTGCGCTCGACCGCCCAAAGACATTTGGTAACCCAGAAGCATTCTTCGACCGACCTTCAAAGTCAACATGGCTCTCCTTCACCGTCACGCTTCGCGACCCAGCATTCTTTGAGCACTTACGTACCTGGACCGGTACACTAACAGGAGCTGTACCATTAATAACCTTCCGCGACTGTCCCTGGATGCTCTCCCTCACCATCCCTCAACAACCATACGTAAGGGATCAACCGGACGATGTCTTCGTATTCTGGGGCTACGGCCTCTTCCCAGACCAACAAGGCCGCTATGTTAGAAAACCCATGCTCGAATGCACAGGCGCCGAAATCCTCACCGAGCTTCTTCACCTCATGGCCTTTCCCCTGCAACCAACCCTTGAGCGATCCATCACAATTCCCTGCCTGATGCCGTTAATCGGAAGTCCATTCTTGACACGGAAGAAGGGCGATCGACCAAAGGTTATACCTGATGGAAGCAAGAACTTGGGTTTGATGGGACAGTTTGTCGAGATTGAGAGGGAGGTGACGTTTACGATGGAGTATTCGGTTAGGTCGGCGCAGTTGGCTGTTTATGGACTGATGGGGTTGGATAAGAAACCTCCAGGGGTTATGGGTGAGGATCATTCTGTCCTGACGTTGGGGATGGcgttgaagacgatgatgacttgA